One Scomber scombrus chromosome 1, fScoSco1.1, whole genome shotgun sequence DNA segment encodes these proteins:
- the fhod1 gene encoding FH1/FH2 domain-containing protein 3 isoform X2, with the protein MSALGLSRKSRLFTKTSSISEEPSSSSSPSDVFQQQKSEQPSNKTENKTSFKDTFLRSLAAQQWEKKRRSKNLSQSKLPSDDVITSPPQHAESGGGGSAAAERPHERPPHAVSAGNDTNGHSEAQNDPASGVQRQCSTLSNDKKFLLDMLYSKTTAAPLSPSSSADTTEEEAAFLPAGGDLSGRGRVLERLSSFRARSEEPVGPSESSASRRAELEGLEGSAQAARARLAEEQQTRHLRQQSSIDVETHSRRLDATQMTPLGPGGPADAWDQLQPSAAALRIKDLDFSDLLDEEDIDVLDMDTFDSTASSSRLSGIPPPPPPPPGSGLAPPPPPPPPLPSGGAGPPPPPPPPPPPGAPPPPPPPPMSAAAASSSSQQKKKKTVKLFWKELKQADGPKKCRFGRGTVWASLDKVAVDTARLEHLFESKAKELPVAKKGPETKKSEILVLDPKRSNAINIGMTVLPAVHVIKTAILNFDEFAISKEGIEKILTMTPTEEEKQRIQEAQLANPDVPLGTAEQFLCSLASISALTPRLQLWAYKLNYEALEKEIAEPLFDLKLGMEQLASNQTFKRILATLLAIGNFLNSSNAKGFELGYLEKVVEVKDTVHRQSLLHHTCIQVVDNYPECSDVYSEIPAITRSAKVDFELLSENLVQLEKRCKASWDNLKVVAKHETKAVLKNKMTDFLKDCTQRIIILKVVHRRVINRFHSFLLFLGQPSSSVRDIKVTSFCRIVSEFALEYRTTRERVLTLKRKRAAHRERTKTRGKMITETEKFSGAVPRQDSPSPVSMAAEAPTGQEEEHENMKNLLISNNDPSMEQRGGGLRRSRAIRSLGRVSPPQMSVAKDDGTSSQDDHTDEIMDRLVKSVTQNPSDRASSPKTRKRSRLNRKSLRRTLKSGLGVDVVQALGLNNKSGERL; encoded by the exons ATGTCGGCTTTAGGTCTGAGCAGGAAGTCTCGGCTGTTCACCAAAACCAGCTCCATCTCTGAGGAGCCGTCCAGCAG ctcctCTCCCTCAGACGTCTTTCAGCAGCAGAAGTCGGAGCAGCCGAGCAACAAGACGGAGAATAAAACCAGTTTCAA AGACACCTTCCTGCGCAGTCTGGCCGCTCAGCAGtgggagaagaagagaagaagtaaaaacCTCAGCCAATCCAAGCTGccctctgatgatgtcataaccTCGCCGCCGCAGCATGCGGAGAGCGGCGGCGGCGGCTCGGCTGCAGCGGAGCGTCCTCACG AGCGTCCTCCTCATGCTGTGTCTGCAGGAAACGACACCAACGGACACTCTGAGGCACAGAATGACCCAG cttcaGGTGTGCAGCGGCAGTGCAGCACGTTGTCCAATGATAAGAAGTTCCTGCTGGATATGCTCTACTCTAAAACCACCGCAGCTCCTCTGAGCCCGAGCAGCAGCGCCGACACCACCGAAGAAGAAGCAGCCTTCCTGCCAG CTGGAGGCGATCTGTCGGGTCGCGGCCGCGTGTTGGAGCGTCTGTCGAGCTTCAGAGCTCGATCCGAGGAGCCGGTCGGTCCGAGTGAGAGCAGCGCCTCCCGCAGGGCGGAGCTGGAAGGACTGGAGGGTTCGGCTCAGGCGGCGCGAGCCCGGCTGGCCGAAGAACAACAG ACTCGTCACCTCCGTCAGCAGAGCAGCATCGATGTAGAGACTCATTCCCGCCGGCTGGACGCGACCCAGATGACTCCGCTGGGTCCCGGGGGTCCTGCGGACGCTTGGGACCAGCTGCAGCCGAGCGCCGCCGCGCTGCGCATCAAAGACCTCGACTTCTCCGACCTGCTGGACGAGGAAGACATCGACGTCCTGGACATGGACACCTTCGACTCCACCGCCTCTTCCTCCCGCTTGTCTggtattcctcctcctcctcctcctcctcctggctcGGGCctggctcctcctcctcctcctcctcctcctcttccttcaggTGGTGCaggtcctcctcctccgcctcctcctcctcctccaccaggagctcctcctcctcctcctcctcctcccatgtCGGCGGCGGCAGCGTCTTCCTCCtcgcagcagaagaagaagaagacggtgAAGCTGTTCTGGAAGGAGCTGAAACAAGCCGACGGGCCGAAGAAGTGTCGCTTCGGCCGCGGGACGGTTTGGGCGTCTCTGGACAAGGTGGCGGTGGACACGGCTCGCCTAGAACACCTGTTTGAGTCCAAAGCCAAAGAGCTGCCCGTCGCCAAG AAAGGACCGGAGACCAAAAAGTCTGAGATTCTGGTTCTGGACCCGAAGAGGAGCAACGCCATCAACATCGGGATGACCGTCCTGCCGGCCGTTCACGTCATCAAGACCGCCATCCTCAACTTCGACGAGTTCGCCATCAGCAAGGAGGGCATCGAG AAGATCCTGACCATGACtcccacagaggaggagaagcagaggaTCCAGGAAGCCCAGCTGGCCAACCCTGACGTTCCTCTGGGCACGGCGGAGCAGTTCCTGTGCAGCCTGGCCTCCATCAGTGCCTTGACCCCCCGCCTGCAGCTCTGGGCCTACAAGCTGAACTACGAGGCTCTGGAGAAG GAGATCGCAGAGCCGCTGTTTGACCTGAAGCTGGGCATGGAGCAGCTGGCGTCCAATCAGACCTTCAAGAGGATCCTCGCCACGCTGCTCGCCATCGGAAACTTCCTCAACAGCTCCAAC gctaAAGGCTTTGAGCTGGGTTACCTGGAGAAGGTGGTGGAGGTGAAGGACACGGTTCACCGTCAGTCTCTGCTGCATCACACCTGCATCCAGGTGGTGGATAATTACCCAGAATGCTCTGATGTCTACTCAGAGATACCTGCCATCACCCGCTCCGCCAAA GTGGACTTCGAACTGCTCTCGGAGAACCTGGTGCAGCTGGAGAAACGTTGCAAAGCATCATGGGACAATCTGAAGGTGGTGGCCAAACACGAAACGAAAGCCGTGCTGAAGAACAAGATGACCGACTTCCTGAAGGACTGTACGCAGAGAATCATCATCCTGAAGGTGGTCCACAGGAGGGTCAtaaacag GTTTCACTCCTTCCTGCTGTTCCTGGGTCAGCCGTCTTCCTCCGTCAGAGACATTAAAGTAACGAGCTTCTGCCGCATCGTCAGCGAGTTCGCTCTGGAGTACCGGACCACCCGAGAGAGAGTTCTGACCCTCAAACGCAAGCGGGCCGCCCACCGGGAGAGGACCAAGACCCGCGGCAAGATGATCACTgag ACGGAGAAGTTTTCGGGGGCGGTGCCTCGTCAGGATAGCCCCTCCCCCGTCTCCATGGCAGCGGAGGCACCGACGGGTCAAGAGGAGGAACACGAGAACATGAAGAACCTTCTGATCAGCAACAATGATCCCAGcatggagcagagaggaggaggactgagACGCTCCAGAGCCATCCGCA GTCTCGGCAGAGTGAGTCCTCCTCAGATGTCGGTTGCTAAGGACGACGGGACGAGTTCCCAGGACGACCACACAGACGAGATCATGGACCGACTGGTCAAATCCGTTACCCAGAATCCTTCAGACCGAGCGTCCAGCCCCAAAACACGCAAACGCTCCCGACTCAACAGGAAGTCAC tgagACGGACTCTGAAGAGCGGCCTCGGCGTAGACGTGGTTCAGGCTCTGGGACTCAACAATAAGAGCGGAGAGCGACTGTGA
- the fhod1 gene encoding FH1/FH2 domain-containing protein 3 isoform X1 gives MSALGLSRKSRLFTKTSSISEEPSSSSSPSDVFQQQKSEQPSNKTENKTSFKDTFLRSLAAQQWEKKRRSKNLSQSKLPSDDVITSPPQHAESGGGGSAAAERPHAERPPHAVSAGNDTNGHSEAQNDPASGVQRQCSTLSNDKKFLLDMLYSKTTAAPLSPSSSADTTEEEAAFLPAGGDLSGRGRVLERLSSFRARSEEPVGPSESSASRRAELEGLEGSAQAARARLAEEQQTRHLRQQSSIDVETHSRRLDATQMTPLGPGGPADAWDQLQPSAAALRIKDLDFSDLLDEEDIDVLDMDTFDSTASSSRLSGIPPPPPPPPGSGLAPPPPPPPPLPSGGAGPPPPPPPPPPPGAPPPPPPPPMSAAAASSSSQQKKKKTVKLFWKELKQADGPKKCRFGRGTVWASLDKVAVDTARLEHLFESKAKELPVAKKGPETKKSEILVLDPKRSNAINIGMTVLPAVHVIKTAILNFDEFAISKEGIEKILTMTPTEEEKQRIQEAQLANPDVPLGTAEQFLCSLASISALTPRLQLWAYKLNYEALEKEIAEPLFDLKLGMEQLASNQTFKRILATLLAIGNFLNSSNAKGFELGYLEKVVEVKDTVHRQSLLHHTCIQVVDNYPECSDVYSEIPAITRSAKVDFELLSENLVQLEKRCKASWDNLKVVAKHETKAVLKNKMTDFLKDCTQRIIILKVVHRRVINRFHSFLLFLGQPSSSVRDIKVTSFCRIVSEFALEYRTTRERVLTLKRKRAAHRERTKTRGKMITETEKFSGAVPRQDSPSPVSMAAEAPTGQEEEHENMKNLLISNNDPSMEQRGGGLRRSRAIRSLGRVSPPQMSVAKDDGTSSQDDHTDEIMDRLVKSVTQNPSDRASSPKTRKRSRLNRKSLRRTLKSGLGVDVVQALGLNNKSGERL, from the exons ATGTCGGCTTTAGGTCTGAGCAGGAAGTCTCGGCTGTTCACCAAAACCAGCTCCATCTCTGAGGAGCCGTCCAGCAG ctcctCTCCCTCAGACGTCTTTCAGCAGCAGAAGTCGGAGCAGCCGAGCAACAAGACGGAGAATAAAACCAGTTTCAA AGACACCTTCCTGCGCAGTCTGGCCGCTCAGCAGtgggagaagaagagaagaagtaaaaacCTCAGCCAATCCAAGCTGccctctgatgatgtcataaccTCGCCGCCGCAGCATGCGGAGAGCGGCGGCGGCGGCTCGGCTGCAGCGGAGCGTCCTCACG CAGAGCGTCCTCCTCATGCTGTGTCTGCAGGAAACGACACCAACGGACACTCTGAGGCACAGAATGACCCAG cttcaGGTGTGCAGCGGCAGTGCAGCACGTTGTCCAATGATAAGAAGTTCCTGCTGGATATGCTCTACTCTAAAACCACCGCAGCTCCTCTGAGCCCGAGCAGCAGCGCCGACACCACCGAAGAAGAAGCAGCCTTCCTGCCAG CTGGAGGCGATCTGTCGGGTCGCGGCCGCGTGTTGGAGCGTCTGTCGAGCTTCAGAGCTCGATCCGAGGAGCCGGTCGGTCCGAGTGAGAGCAGCGCCTCCCGCAGGGCGGAGCTGGAAGGACTGGAGGGTTCGGCTCAGGCGGCGCGAGCCCGGCTGGCCGAAGAACAACAG ACTCGTCACCTCCGTCAGCAGAGCAGCATCGATGTAGAGACTCATTCCCGCCGGCTGGACGCGACCCAGATGACTCCGCTGGGTCCCGGGGGTCCTGCGGACGCTTGGGACCAGCTGCAGCCGAGCGCCGCCGCGCTGCGCATCAAAGACCTCGACTTCTCCGACCTGCTGGACGAGGAAGACATCGACGTCCTGGACATGGACACCTTCGACTCCACCGCCTCTTCCTCCCGCTTGTCTggtattcctcctcctcctcctcctcctcctggctcGGGCctggctcctcctcctcctcctcctcctcctcttccttcaggTGGTGCaggtcctcctcctccgcctcctcctcctcctccaccaggagctcctcctcctcctcctcctcctcccatgtCGGCGGCGGCAGCGTCTTCCTCCtcgcagcagaagaagaagaagacggtgAAGCTGTTCTGGAAGGAGCTGAAACAAGCCGACGGGCCGAAGAAGTGTCGCTTCGGCCGCGGGACGGTTTGGGCGTCTCTGGACAAGGTGGCGGTGGACACGGCTCGCCTAGAACACCTGTTTGAGTCCAAAGCCAAAGAGCTGCCCGTCGCCAAG AAAGGACCGGAGACCAAAAAGTCTGAGATTCTGGTTCTGGACCCGAAGAGGAGCAACGCCATCAACATCGGGATGACCGTCCTGCCGGCCGTTCACGTCATCAAGACCGCCATCCTCAACTTCGACGAGTTCGCCATCAGCAAGGAGGGCATCGAG AAGATCCTGACCATGACtcccacagaggaggagaagcagaggaTCCAGGAAGCCCAGCTGGCCAACCCTGACGTTCCTCTGGGCACGGCGGAGCAGTTCCTGTGCAGCCTGGCCTCCATCAGTGCCTTGACCCCCCGCCTGCAGCTCTGGGCCTACAAGCTGAACTACGAGGCTCTGGAGAAG GAGATCGCAGAGCCGCTGTTTGACCTGAAGCTGGGCATGGAGCAGCTGGCGTCCAATCAGACCTTCAAGAGGATCCTCGCCACGCTGCTCGCCATCGGAAACTTCCTCAACAGCTCCAAC gctaAAGGCTTTGAGCTGGGTTACCTGGAGAAGGTGGTGGAGGTGAAGGACACGGTTCACCGTCAGTCTCTGCTGCATCACACCTGCATCCAGGTGGTGGATAATTACCCAGAATGCTCTGATGTCTACTCAGAGATACCTGCCATCACCCGCTCCGCCAAA GTGGACTTCGAACTGCTCTCGGAGAACCTGGTGCAGCTGGAGAAACGTTGCAAAGCATCATGGGACAATCTGAAGGTGGTGGCCAAACACGAAACGAAAGCCGTGCTGAAGAACAAGATGACCGACTTCCTGAAGGACTGTACGCAGAGAATCATCATCCTGAAGGTGGTCCACAGGAGGGTCAtaaacag GTTTCACTCCTTCCTGCTGTTCCTGGGTCAGCCGTCTTCCTCCGTCAGAGACATTAAAGTAACGAGCTTCTGCCGCATCGTCAGCGAGTTCGCTCTGGAGTACCGGACCACCCGAGAGAGAGTTCTGACCCTCAAACGCAAGCGGGCCGCCCACCGGGAGAGGACCAAGACCCGCGGCAAGATGATCACTgag ACGGAGAAGTTTTCGGGGGCGGTGCCTCGTCAGGATAGCCCCTCCCCCGTCTCCATGGCAGCGGAGGCACCGACGGGTCAAGAGGAGGAACACGAGAACATGAAGAACCTTCTGATCAGCAACAATGATCCCAGcatggagcagagaggaggaggactgagACGCTCCAGAGCCATCCGCA GTCTCGGCAGAGTGAGTCCTCCTCAGATGTCGGTTGCTAAGGACGACGGGACGAGTTCCCAGGACGACCACACAGACGAGATCATGGACCGACTGGTCAAATCCGTTACCCAGAATCCTTCAGACCGAGCGTCCAGCCCCAAAACACGCAAACGCTCCCGACTCAACAGGAAGTCAC tgagACGGACTCTGAAGAGCGGCCTCGGCGTAGACGTGGTTCAGGCTCTGGGACTCAACAATAAGAGCGGAGAGCGACTGTGA
- the slc9a5 gene encoding LOW QUALITY PROTEIN: sodium/hydrogen exchanger 5 (The sequence of the model RefSeq protein was modified relative to this genomic sequence to represent the inferred CDS: inserted 2 bases in 2 codons; deleted 3 bases in 3 codons; substituted 1 base at 1 genomic stop codon), which translates to MLLLGLLLLLTSAAAAGADLPGSAAPGLRGPGLGFSASAPLHRLEYGAPGVALARSAAEEPPGPAAEEEEGGHQHHGGGGYRMVQWEWSYVQTPFIIAIWLLVASVAKIRESECDDFLRIGANKYVEANISQKSRTTVKYTMKTLASIAETIIFIFLGISAVDKSKWAWDTGLVSCTLVFILVFRAHGNLSPAGVVGQTWVLNRFRLVPLDKIDQVVMSYGGLRGAVAFALVVLLDSEHVKAKDYFVATTIVVVFFTVMFQGLTIKPLVRLASKFLASTSRKPTINEEIHERGLDHILTAVEDIAGLQGYHHWRDKWEQFDKNYLSKLLLRKSVYXKSELWEAYQKINIRDAISVIDQGGNVLTSARLSLPSMADRASFPEVTNVTNYLXNGSGVCLDLQVIDNVPGAKVEEDTETHHVLAGNLYKPRRRYQSHYSRHFMXSGEKERQDREVFQRNMKSRMETFKSTRHKRHKKERSLKKRRGSDVKEDGSDKPRRNVSWQDKDPVVVPVDSEEDKAEHSDPEKEEDVGITFVARKAETPKQRPKSVPAALDGCQSPTAAPPSPTSGHSHLPWKGGVGSPPPCVSVEATKIIPVDLQQAWNQSISSLESISSPPAPAEPVHPRISALSRLNAARPASYTPPGSVTGSTSSIGAQVTQSSFCFPERKKKKEEEEEEDEDGASQEMQPLMSSLRPPGSLPPPPQPPGSAPGSAPGSGRRRNPCVYLRSLVTAPPPGSEPYSRGPTQL; encoded by the exons ATGCTGCTGCTCggtctgttgctgctgctgacgTCCGCCGCCGCCGCCGGCGCCGACCTGCCCGGTTCGGCCGCTCCGGGGCTCCGGGGGCCGGGGCTCGGCTTCTCTGCCTCCGCCCCGCTGCACCGGCTGGAGTACGGGGCTCCCGGTGTCGCCTTGGCGCGCTCCGCTGCGGAGGAGCCGCCCGGTCCcgctgcagaggaagaggaaggcgGGCATCAGCATCACGGCGGCGGCGGGTACCGGATGGTCCAGTGGGAGTGGAGCTACGTGCAGACTCCCTTCATCATCGCCATCTGGCTACTGGTGGCCAGCGTGGCTAAGATCCGtgagtctgagtgt gatgACTTTCTGCGCATCGGAGCCAATAAATACGTGGAGGCCAACATTTCCCAGAAGTCTCGGACCACGGTGAAGTACACGATGAAGACTCTGGCCAGCATCGCAGAgaccatcatcttcatcttcctcggCATCTCAGCCGTGGATAAGTCCAAGTGGGCCTGGGACACCGGCCTGGTGTCCTGCACCCTCGTCTTCATCCTCGTCTTCAGAGCCCATGG TAACCTCTCTCCTGCAGGTGTGGTGGGTCAGACTTGGGTTCTGAACCGGTTCCGTCTCGTCCCGTTGGATAAGATCGACCAGGTCGTGATGTCGTACGGTGGCCTGCGG GGGGCGGTGGCGTTCGCTCTGGTGGTGCTGCTGGACAGCGAGCACGTCAAAGCCAAAGATTACTTTGTTGCCACGACGATCGTGGTCGTCTTCTTCACCGTCATGTTTCAG ggtcTGACCATCAAGCCTCTGGTTAGACTGGCCTCAAAGTTCCTCGCCTCCACCAGCAGGAAGCCGACCATCAACGAGGAGATCCACGAGAG aggcctTGACCACATCCTGACAGCAGTGGAGGACATCGCAGGGCTGCAGGGATACCACCACTGGAGAGACAA GTGGGAGCAGTTTGATAAGAACTACCTGAGTAAGCTGCTGCTCAGGAAGTCAGTGT AGAAGAGCGAGCTGTGGGAAGCGTATCAGAAGATCAACATCAGAGACGCCATCAGTGTGATCGACCAG GGTGGGAACGTGCTGACCTCAGCCCGACTGTCTCTGCCCTCGATGGCC GACAGAGCCTCGTTCCCCGAGGTCACCAACGTCACCAACTACCTGTGA AACGGCAGCGGTGTGTGTCTGGACCTTCAGGTCATCGATAACGTTCCTGGAGCCAAAGTAGAAGAAGACACAGAGACTCACCATGTTCTAGCTGGAAACCTGTACAAACCCAGGAGAAGG taCCAGTCTCACTACAGCCGGCACTTCA CCTCTGGAGAGAAGGAGCGCCAGGACCGAGAGGTGTTTCAGAGG AACATGAAGAGCCGCATGGAGACGTTTAAATCCACCCGACACAAACGACACAAGAAGGAGCGCAGCCTCAAGAAG CGGCGAGGATCCGACGTCAAAGAAGACGGAAGTGATAAACCCAGACGCAACGTCAGCTGGCAGGACAAAG atccGGTGGTTGTTCCTGTGGACTCAGAGGAAGACAAAGCCGAACACTCGGACCCTGAGAAGGAGGAAGACGTCGGCATCACCTTCGTCGCTCGTAAGGCCGAGACGCCAAAACAGCGTCCGAAATCAG TCCCAGCAGCTCTGGACGGCTGTCAGAGTCCAACAgccgcccccccctcccccaccagTGGACACAGCCATCTGCCGTGGAAGGGCGGCGTCGGCTCTCCGCCTCCCTGCGTGTCCGTTGAGGCCACAAAGATCATCCCGGTGGACCTCCAGCAGGCCTGGAACCAGAGCATTTCCTCCCTGGAGAGCATCTCCTCCCCTCCGGCCCCGGCCGAGCCCGTCCACCCTCGGATCAGCGCCCTCTCCAGGCTGAACGCCGCCCGCCCCGCCTCCTACACCCCGCCGGGCAGCGTGACGGGCAGCACCTCCTCCATCGGAGCGCAGGTGACGCAGAGCTCCTTCTGCTTCccggagaggaagaagaagaaggaggaagaggaggaggaggatgaagacgGAGCCTCGCAGGAGATGCAGCCGCTCATGTCGTCTCTGAGGCCTCCAGGGTCTCTGCCGCCGCCGCCGCAGCCGCCCGGCTCGGCCCCCGGCTCGGCCCCCGGCTCGGGCAGGAGGAGGAACCCCTGCGTGTACCTGAGGAGCTTGGTGACAGCGCCCCCTCCTGGCAGCGAGCCGTACAGCAGAGGCCCCACCCAGCTTTAA